A window of the Acidobacteriota bacterium genome harbors these coding sequences:
- a CDS encoding carbamoyltransferase codes for MRGNDGKPGTGEPIYALGINYYDHDSAVALARDGRIIFAIAEERISRQKKDNSFPHRSLEAALQFAGIEYRDIAQVCFGWQRPGAAFAHDLKCFLTGSVPLSASYLINGARRCVREMWQKGGARLLEQRFGAPARPVQYVDHHYAHALSAFLLSGFRESAVMIVDGRGAWEATTTWQAGGGDCALLDAHPHPDSLGYFYAGFTQFLGFRPYSDEWKVMGLAPYGHPGVDLSRFISFNGSGYRVASRKLLGRRFGDVSAISAQFGAPRAPESELTDREKDIAWAVQDRCEEAMLLVAKDVVTRTGQRRLCLAGGVAMNSKANGKILASGIVDEIFIQPAATDDGTALGAALAAHRMAGGAPAGYRLDDVYLGPEYGEKEIEAFLRTCKIPFTRPGDIAAEGAALLAAGKIIGWFQGRMEFGPRALGSRSIVADPRDPAMKDRVNEVVKFREGWRPFAPSCLAERAEEYFVGCTDSPFMILTFPVREEKKSVIPAVTHADGSARVQTVRKDVNPLYHALISQFDRLTGVPVVMNTSYNLREEPIVCAPKDAVRTFYSSGLDALCLGPFLIKK; via the coding sequence ATGCGAGGGAATGACGGGAAGCCAGGGACAGGCGAGCCGATCTACGCGCTGGGAATCAATTACTACGATCACGATTCGGCGGTCGCGCTGGCCCGGGACGGGCGCATCATCTTCGCGATCGCCGAAGAGCGCATCTCCCGGCAGAAGAAGGACAATTCCTTTCCCCATCGCTCCCTCGAGGCGGCTCTCCAGTTCGCCGGCATCGAATATCGCGACATCGCACAGGTCTGCTTCGGGTGGCAGCGCCCCGGCGCGGCGTTCGCGCACGACCTCAAGTGCTTCCTCACCGGCAGCGTCCCGCTGTCGGCGAGCTACCTCATCAACGGCGCCCGCCGCTGCGTCCGCGAGATGTGGCAGAAGGGCGGGGCCAGGCTTCTCGAACAGAGGTTCGGCGCGCCGGCGAGGCCCGTTCAGTACGTCGATCACCACTATGCGCACGCGCTGAGCGCGTTCCTGCTCTCGGGCTTCCGCGAGTCGGCCGTCATGATCGTCGACGGTCGGGGAGCGTGGGAGGCGACGACAACGTGGCAGGCGGGGGGAGGGGATTGCGCGCTTCTCGATGCTCACCCGCATCCCGACTCCCTCGGGTATTTCTACGCGGGCTTCACCCAGTTCCTGGGGTTCCGGCCCTACAGCGACGAGTGGAAGGTGATGGGGCTCGCGCCGTACGGGCATCCCGGCGTGGATCTCAGCCGATTCATCTCGTTCAACGGGAGCGGCTACCGAGTCGCCTCGCGCAAGCTCCTCGGACGACGCTTCGGTGACGTCAGCGCGATCAGCGCGCAGTTCGGGGCGCCGCGCGCGCCGGAGAGCGAGCTGACCGACCGGGAGAAGGACATCGCGTGGGCCGTCCAGGATCGCTGTGAAGAGGCGATGCTCCTCGTGGCGAAGGACGTGGTGACCCGGACGGGGCAGCGCCGGCTCTGCCTCGCCGGGGGCGTGGCCATGAACTCGAAGGCCAACGGGAAGATCCTGGCGTCCGGGATCGTCGACGAGATATTCATCCAGCCAGCGGCGACGGACGACGGCACGGCGCTCGGCGCCGCGCTCGCCGCGCACCGGATGGCGGGGGGCGCGCCCGCCGGGTACCGCCTCGACGACGTCTACCTCGGACCGGAGTACGGTGAAAAGGAGATCGAGGCGTTCCTCAGAACCTGCAAGATTCCGTTCACCCGGCCCGGCGACATCGCCGCGGAGGGCGCCGCCCTCCTCGCCGCCGGGAAAATCATCGGATGGTTCCAGGGGCGGATGGAGTTCGGCCCTCGCGCCCTCGGGAGCCGCTCCATCGTGGCGGATCCGCGCGACCCGGCGATGAAGGATCGCGTCAATGAAGTGGTGAAGTTCCGCGAGGGGTGGAGGCCGTTCGCGCCTTCGTGCCTTGCGGAGCGCGCCGAAGAGTACTTCGTGGGCTGCACGGACTCGCCGTTCATGATTCTCACGTTCCCAGTACGGGAGGAGAAGAAGTCGGTGATCCCGGCCGTGACGCACGCCGACGGGAGCGCCCGCGTCCAGACCGTCCGGAAGGACGTGAACCCCCTGTACCACGCCCTCATCTCCCAGTTCGACCGGCTCACCGGCGTCCCCGTCGTCATGAACACCTCGTACAACCTCCGGGAGGAGCCGATCGTCTGCGCGCCGAAGGACGCGGTGCGCACCTTCTACTCGTCCGGCCTCGACGCCCTCTGCCTGGGTCCGTTCCTGATCAAGAAGTGA
- a CDS encoding polysaccharide biosynthesis/export family protein — MPVSEMPVPVGAPGPGSVGTALKGSDYTVAVEDVLEISVYGDAELTRLVPVRPDGKISFTFIGDVEAAGRTVEDIRSELTRRLGSYLRSPQVTLIAREFGRQKVYVGGEVKSPGVVYITPRENSLADVIFKVGLTTEKADLAKAVLVRQGRLVDVDFARMVRGDISLNVPVQNGDVVYVPEAAERYIYVVGEVRNQTAVETTIPVSILNVITRAGGVETVTAKSKEIAVLRGGLKDPKVAVVNYKRLVEGDLSQNILVRPGDIVYVPTTALGKYNQFIEQVLRSLTFLFQGRVVQQGFR, encoded by the coding sequence GTGCCCGTCTCCGAGATGCCGGTTCCCGTGGGCGCGCCGGGCCCCGGGTCGGTGGGCACGGCACTGAAGGGATCGGACTACACCGTCGCCGTCGAGGACGTCCTCGAGATCAGCGTGTACGGCGACGCCGAGCTCACGCGCCTCGTGCCCGTGCGTCCGGACGGGAAGATCTCGTTCACCTTCATCGGCGACGTGGAGGCCGCGGGGCGCACGGTCGAGGACATCCGAAGCGAGCTGACACGACGTCTGGGCTCCTACCTCCGTTCGCCCCAGGTCACCCTCATCGCGAGGGAGTTCGGCCGCCAGAAGGTCTATGTCGGGGGCGAGGTCAAGTCCCCCGGCGTCGTCTACATCACGCCACGCGAGAACTCGCTGGCCGACGTGATCTTCAAGGTCGGGCTCACGACCGAGAAGGCGGACCTCGCGAAGGCGGTCCTCGTTCGCCAGGGGCGCCTCGTCGACGTCGATTTTGCCCGGATGGTGCGGGGTGACATCAGCCTGAACGTCCCGGTCCAGAACGGCGACGTCGTGTACGTTCCCGAGGCCGCGGAACGCTACATCTACGTCGTGGGCGAGGTGCGCAACCAGACCGCCGTCGAGACGACGATTCCGGTCAGCATCCTGAACGTCATCACCCGCGCCGGGGGCGTGGAGACGGTCACCGCCAAGTCGAAGGAGATCGCGGTGCTTCGCGGCGGCCTCAAGGACCCGAAGGTCGCCGTGGTGAACTACAAGCGCCTCGTGGAGGGGGACCTCTCGCAGAACATCCTCGTGCGGCCCGGAGACATCGTCTACGTCCCGACGACCGCGCTCGGCAAGTACAACCAGTTCATCGAGCAGGTGCTGAGGTCGCTGACATTCCTCTTCCAGGGACGGGTCGTTCAGCAAGGGTTCAGGTGA
- a CDS encoding 3-hydroxybutyryl-CoA dehydrogenase: MVIKPNDVFGVVGSGTMGHGIAHVAARSGFRVVIVDLQESLLQRAMATISGEMQRAVDKGRMASPDREAALQRIRTSTSVSALGEAALVVEAIVERLDVKRELFAALDAVCPPHAILATNTSSISVTRIAAATGRPGSVIGMHFMNPVPIMELVEVIRGQLTTDATVAATHELAVALGKKPVEASDYPGFVSNRVLMPMINEAVTALMEGVASRDAIDSIMKLGMRHPMGPLELADFIGLDVCLHIMEVLHDGFGDPRYRPCPLLRRMVDAGLLGRKSGRGFYEYPAAPER, encoded by the coding sequence ATGGTGATCAAACCGAATGACGTGTTCGGCGTCGTCGGCTCGGGGACGATGGGGCACGGGATCGCGCACGTCGCGGCGCGCTCCGGCTTCCGCGTGGTGATCGTGGACCTCCAGGAGTCTCTGCTCCAGCGCGCGATGGCGACCATCAGCGGCGAGATGCAGCGGGCGGTCGACAAGGGGCGCATGGCTTCCCCTGATCGCGAGGCGGCCCTCCAGAGGATCCGGACGTCCACGAGCGTCTCCGCCCTCGGCGAGGCGGCCCTCGTCGTCGAGGCCATCGTCGAGCGGCTCGACGTGAAGCGCGAGCTCTTCGCGGCGCTCGACGCGGTGTGCCCCCCGCACGCGATTCTCGCCACGAACACGTCGTCCATCTCCGTTACGCGGATCGCGGCGGCGACGGGACGGCCCGGCTCCGTGATAGGCATGCATTTCATGAACCCGGTCCCGATCATGGAGCTCGTCGAGGTCATCCGCGGCCAGCTCACGACCGACGCGACGGTCGCGGCGACGCACGAGCTGGCCGTCGCCCTCGGAAAGAAGCCGGTCGAGGCGTCCGACTACCCGGGGTTCGTCTCGAACCGCGTGTTGATGCCGATGATCAACGAGGCGGTGACCGCGCTGATGGAAGGAGTCGCGAGCCGCGACGCCATCGATTCGATCATGAAGCTCGGCATGCGGCATCCGATGGGACCGCTCGAGCTCGCCGATTTCATCGGACTCGACGTCTGCCTGCACATCATGGAAGTCCTCCACGACGGATTCGGAGATCCGCGCTACAGGCCCTGCCCGCTCCTGAGGCGGATGGTCGACGCCGGACTCCTGGGAAGGAAGTCGGGACGCGGCTTCTATGAATATCCCGCCGCCCCGGAGCGCTGA
- a CDS encoding DEAD/DEAH box helicase, with protein sequence MPGSPARFADTASPLPGAISRALHALGVSRLYAHQAEAIDALRAGRNVVAVTPTASGKSLVYMIPTLERALESSAATALYLFPYKALARDQLRAFRSLAAATGSDPGADAAVYDGDTTEPERRRVRAHPPRVLITNPDMLHLAILAHHRSWAGFLSRLDLVVIDELHVYRGVFGSHLHHVIARLRRLCRHYAAAPRFVACSATIGNPGAFAEGVIGEPFHVVSGSASARSARHFLFLSGRDASPYTLATRAMSVAIGSGLRTIAFTKARRITELIHSWLRQTSPGVADRIRAYRAGYLPEERREIERALGDGRLLGVVSTSALEHGIDVGGLDVCILVGYPGSIASAWQRIGRVGREDRDSLVVLVGMGDALDQYFMTHPGEFFDRGCEPVAADPENPIIASQHLVCAAAELPLTEADRGVYGAATFGLIQGLVTNGALVADHRTDAWRALKRRPERDVSLRSGGAGYTIVEEPEGRIIGSVDEARAFLECHPGAIYLQQGQQYEVVSLDRDRRRVAVKRCDVDYYTQVTAGKETEILEVLETREEEGYVVRLGELRVTQEFKDYARIRIADQRRLSRHPLDLPPMIYETVGLWIEIPRPMSGEWAARGHHFMGSLHAAEHAAISLFPLFAICDRGDIGGISYAHHPQIGGPAIFIYDGYPGGIGLARRGYETAAELLAKTAVLIATCRCEAGCPSCVHSPKCGSGNHPLDKPGSAGLLRELGKPGATRSRVRAAVVTIPERPSRADAAPVRGGARPRRILFFDLETQRSAEEVGGWGRIREMGLALAVTYDSERGEHRTYFEKDADRLAAQLLSADLVVGFNVKRFDYEVLRGCTGADYSRVATLDMLEEIHRRLGFRLSLGHLAGATLGERKSADGLQSLKWWKEGRIDLIEEYCRRDVDVTRALYEFGKTHGYLVYLDRDEAPVRVPVAW encoded by the coding sequence GTGCCCGGGTCCCCGGCGCGCTTCGCGGACACGGCGAGCCCGCTGCCCGGAGCGATCTCCCGCGCCCTCCACGCGCTCGGGGTGAGCCGGCTGTACGCGCACCAGGCCGAAGCGATCGACGCGCTGCGCGCCGGGCGCAACGTCGTGGCGGTCACGCCGACGGCCTCTGGCAAGAGCCTCGTGTACATGATTCCCACCCTCGAGCGCGCCCTGGAGTCGTCCGCGGCCACGGCGCTCTACCTTTTCCCCTACAAGGCGCTCGCCCGGGATCAGCTGCGCGCGTTCCGCTCCCTCGCCGCGGCAACGGGGTCGGATCCCGGAGCCGACGCCGCCGTCTACGACGGCGACACGACGGAACCCGAACGGCGCAGGGTCCGCGCGCACCCACCGCGGGTCCTGATCACGAATCCCGACATGCTCCACCTCGCGATCCTCGCGCACCATCGCTCGTGGGCGGGCTTTCTCTCGCGCCTCGATCTCGTCGTGATCGACGAGCTTCACGTTTACCGCGGAGTCTTCGGATCGCACCTCCACCACGTGATCGCGCGCCTCAGGCGCCTGTGCCGGCACTACGCGGCCGCGCCGCGATTCGTGGCGTGCTCGGCGACGATAGGGAATCCCGGCGCGTTCGCGGAGGGGGTGATCGGAGAGCCGTTTCACGTCGTATCCGGGAGCGCGTCGGCCCGATCGGCGCGCCACTTCCTCTTCCTGAGCGGCCGCGACGCGAGCCCCTACACGCTCGCGACGCGCGCGATGTCCGTCGCGATCGGGTCGGGCCTTCGCACCATCGCGTTCACGAAGGCGCGACGCATCACCGAGCTCATTCATTCGTGGCTGAGGCAGACGAGCCCCGGAGTCGCCGATCGGATCCGCGCCTATCGCGCGGGCTACCTCCCGGAGGAGCGCCGCGAGATCGAGCGGGCGCTCGGCGACGGGCGGCTCCTCGGCGTGGTGAGCACGAGCGCGCTCGAGCACGGGATCGACGTCGGCGGACTCGACGTCTGCATCCTGGTCGGGTACCCGGGGAGCATCGCGTCGGCATGGCAGAGGATCGGGCGGGTCGGTCGGGAGGACCGGGACTCGCTGGTGGTGCTCGTCGGCATGGGGGACGCGCTCGACCAGTACTTCATGACGCACCCGGGGGAGTTCTTCGATCGGGGGTGCGAGCCCGTCGCCGCGGATCCGGAGAATCCGATCATCGCGTCGCAACATCTTGTATGCGCCGCCGCCGAGCTTCCGCTGACCGAAGCGGATCGCGGAGTCTACGGCGCCGCGACATTCGGCCTCATCCAGGGACTCGTCACGAACGGAGCCCTCGTCGCGGACCACCGGACGGACGCGTGGCGCGCGCTCAAGCGCCGCCCCGAGCGCGACGTGAGCCTGAGATCCGGCGGAGCCGGCTACACCATCGTCGAGGAGCCGGAGGGCCGAATCATCGGGTCCGTCGATGAGGCGCGCGCCTTCCTCGAGTGCCACCCCGGCGCGATATACCTCCAGCAGGGGCAGCAGTACGAGGTCGTGTCGCTGGATCGGGATCGACGGAGGGTCGCGGTGAAGCGCTGCGACGTCGATTACTACACGCAGGTCACCGCGGGGAAGGAGACCGAGATCCTCGAGGTGCTCGAGACACGTGAGGAAGAGGGTTATGTCGTGCGCCTCGGCGAGCTCCGGGTGACGCAGGAGTTCAAGGATTACGCGCGGATCCGCATCGCCGACCAGCGAAGGCTCTCACGCCATCCGCTCGACCTTCCGCCGATGATCTACGAGACCGTCGGCCTCTGGATCGAGATCCCGCGCCCGATGAGCGGAGAGTGGGCGGCGCGCGGCCACCACTTCATGGGCAGCCTGCACGCCGCCGAGCACGCGGCGATCTCGCTGTTTCCTCTCTTCGCCATCTGCGACCGGGGCGACATCGGCGGCATCTCGTACGCGCACCACCCGCAGATCGGGGGGCCTGCGATCTTCATCTATGACGGATATCCCGGAGGGATCGGGCTGGCTCGACGAGGCTACGAGACCGCGGCGGAGCTGCTGGCGAAGACGGCGGTTCTGATTGCCACGTGCCGATGCGAGGCCGGCTGTCCCTCGTGCGTCCACTCGCCGAAGTGCGGCAGCGGGAACCATCCCCTCGACAAGCCGGGGAGCGCCGGGCTGCTCCGGGAGCTCGGGAAGCCGGGCGCGACCAGGTCGAGGGTCAGGGCGGCGGTGGTCACGATTCCCGAGCGACCCTCTCGCGCGGACGCGGCACCGGTCCGAGGCGGCGCCCGGCCGCGCCGCATCCTCTTCTTCGACCTCGAGACCCAGAGAAGCGCCGAAGAGGTCGGCGGCTGGGGGCGCATCCGCGAGATGGGGCTCGCGCTCGCGGTCACCTATGACTCCGAGCGCGGCGAGCACCGCACGTACTTCGAGAAGGACGCCGATCGGCTCGCCGCGCAGCTCCTCTCGGCGGATCTCGTGGTCGGGTTCAACGTCAAGCGTTTCGATTACGAGGTGCTGCGCGGCTGCACCGGCGCCGACTATTCCCGCGTCGCGACGCTCGACATGCTCGAGGAGATCCACCGCCGGCTCGGCTTCCGGCTGAGCCTCGGCCACCTCGCCGGCGCCACGCTCGGCGAGCGCAAGAGCGCCGACGGCCTCCAGAGTCTCAAGTGGTGGAAGGAGGGGCGGATCGATCTGATCGAGGAGTACTGCCGGCGCGACGTGGACGTGACCCGGGCGCTCTACGAGTTCGGGAAGACGCACGGATACCTGGTCTACCTCGATCGAGACGAAGCGCCGGTTCGCGTCCCCGTCGCCTGGTGA
- a CDS encoding MinD/ParA family protein, with the protein MSDLIGDSLEKLVRGDPEAGLSKIPDDEGASAQPVAAPAPGLPAAPPATAMRTAITHPQPRRAAADSPATAFVVAVASGKGGTGKSLIAVNLAVALAESQRVGLIDLDLGLANAHILLGLLPRFDVSHLLRGERSLDDVLLAGPRGVLVLPGASGIPEMAGLDDSSLGALASAIAPLMARSDIVLLDCPAGLSRQSIVFLHGADLVLVVTTEDLTSMTDAYALIKTLVTHRPQASVGLLVNDARSAMDGAETYRKISHVARKFLGREILSMGTIPRDAYLERSVRERRPVVLAHPTAPSSRALLELTGRLADREPIDSILNFSQRVGRVLTAAGVGSVDPVMGDACAS; encoded by the coding sequence ATGAGCGATCTCATCGGAGACTCTCTCGAGAAGCTGGTTCGCGGCGACCCTGAGGCGGGGCTCTCGAAGATTCCCGACGACGAAGGGGCCTCCGCCCAGCCCGTCGCGGCCCCCGCGCCCGGCCTCCCGGCCGCGCCTCCCGCAACCGCGATGCGCACGGCCATCACCCACCCGCAGCCGCGGCGCGCCGCGGCGGACTCCCCCGCGACCGCGTTCGTCGTCGCCGTCGCCAGCGGCAAAGGGGGCACGGGAAAGTCGCTCATCGCCGTCAACCTCGCGGTCGCGCTCGCCGAGTCCCAGCGCGTGGGCCTCATCGACCTCGACCTCGGCCTGGCGAACGCCCACATCCTGCTCGGTCTGCTCCCGCGGTTCGACGTGTCGCACCTCCTGCGCGGCGAGCGCTCGCTCGACGACGTCCTGCTCGCGGGCCCGCGCGGCGTCCTGGTGCTCCCGGGCGCCTCGGGGATCCCCGAGATGGCCGGGCTCGACGATTCGAGCCTCGGCGCGCTCGCCTCGGCCATCGCACCGCTCATGGCGCGCTCGGACATCGTCCTGCTGGACTGCCCCGCCGGATTGAGCCGGCAGAGCATCGTCTTTCTGCATGGAGCCGATCTGGTTCTCGTCGTCACCACGGAGGACCTGACGTCGATGACGGACGCCTATGCGCTGATCAAGACCCTCGTCACGCACCGGCCGCAGGCGTCGGTGGGGCTCCTCGTAAACGACGCGCGCTCGGCCATGGACGGGGCGGAGACGTACCGCAAGATCAGCCACGTCGCGCGCAAGTTCCTCGGCAGGGAAATCCTCTCGATGGGGACGATCCCGCGCGATGCGTACCTCGAGCGGTCGGTGAGGGAGCGGCGCCCGGTGGTCCTCGCCCATCCGACGGCGCCGTCGTCGCGCGCGCTTCTCGAGCTCACCGGCCGGCTCGCGGATCGAGAGCCGATCGACTCGATTCTCAATTTCTCGCAGCGGGTGGGCCGCGTGCTCACCGCCGCGGGCGTCGGCTCCGTCGACCCCGTGATGGGAGACGCATGCGCGTCCTGA
- a CDS encoding ParA family protein, whose amino-acid sequence MRVLSITNQKGGCGKTTTAINLAACLAERKMDVLLVDMDPQAHATLGLSARGGAPAGAIHDLLLSPNDLSARAIRVRDGLDLVPAGDELLFLDSELARTADGEERLMECLRRTTRRYSFVIIDCPPSLGTLTLAALRASDTILIPVEIGFFSLNGVGNFLRAVRRHRPEWLKEKRIRAVATIYDHQTSFAREVLAEIRSFFGEALYATAIHRNVRLKEAASHGLAVLDYDRRARGTEDYSSLASEVIRDLVPELANRALAEHAHLEEGARPGGLEPGAH is encoded by the coding sequence ATGCGCGTCCTGAGCATCACGAACCAGAAGGGAGGCTGCGGAAAGACGACGACCGCCATCAATCTCGCCGCCTGCCTCGCCGAGCGGAAGATGGACGTCCTCCTGGTGGACATGGACCCGCAGGCGCACGCCACGCTCGGTCTCAGCGCACGGGGCGGCGCCCCGGCGGGTGCGATTCATGATCTCCTCCTCTCGCCCAACGATCTGTCCGCCCGCGCCATCCGCGTCCGCGACGGGCTCGACCTCGTTCCGGCCGGCGACGAGCTCCTCTTCCTCGATTCCGAGCTGGCGCGCACGGCGGACGGCGAGGAGCGTCTCATGGAGTGCCTGAGGCGCACGACGCGCCGCTACTCCTTCGTGATCATCGACTGCCCGCCGAGCCTCGGCACCCTGACGCTCGCGGCGCTGCGCGCGAGCGACACGATTCTCATTCCGGTCGAGATCGGCTTCTTCTCGCTCAACGGAGTGGGGAACTTCCTGCGCGCCGTCAGGCGCCACCGGCCGGAGTGGCTGAAGGAGAAGAGAATCCGCGCCGTCGCCACGATCTACGATCACCAGACCTCGTTCGCCCGCGAGGTGCTCGCCGAGATCCGCTCGTTCTTCGGCGAGGCGCTCTACGCCACCGCGATCCACCGCAACGTGCGGCTGAAGGAGGCGGCGTCGCACGGTCTGGCCGTCCTCGACTACGATCGGCGGGCGCGCGGGACCGAGGACTACTCATCGCTCGCCTCCGAGGTCATCCGCGATCTCGTCCCGGAGCTGGCGAACCGCGCCCTCGCGGAGCATGCGCATCTCGAGGAAGGCGCGCGGCCCGGCGGCCTGGAGCCGGGTGCCCACTGA
- the purE gene encoding 5-(carboxyamino)imidazole ribonucleotide mutase has protein sequence MKSAKAPARVGIVMGSDSDLAVMGEASRVLEEFGVASEITVASAHRSPARVERYAASVDARGIQVLIAGAAGAAHLAGVLAALTTVPVIAVPLASSPLGGFDALLASVQMPPGVPVAVTSVGPWGARNAAILAVQILATGDPALKKKLADHKKKMADDVERKAAKVENGS, from the coding sequence ATGAAGAGCGCGAAAGCGCCGGCGCGGGTCGGCATCGTGATGGGAAGTGATTCGGACCTCGCCGTGATGGGTGAGGCGTCCCGGGTTCTCGAGGAGTTCGGCGTCGCCTCGGAGATCACCGTCGCGTCGGCGCACAGGTCGCCCGCGAGGGTCGAGCGGTACGCCGCGTCGGTGGACGCCCGGGGAATCCAGGTTCTGATCGCGGGAGCCGCCGGCGCCGCGCATCTCGCGGGGGTCCTCGCAGCGCTGACGACCGTCCCGGTGATCGCCGTTCCGCTGGCGTCCTCCCCTCTGGGAGGGTTCGACGCGCTGCTCGCGTCGGTGCAGATGCCGCCCGGAGTTCCGGTCGCCGTGACCTCGGTCGGCCCCTGGGGTGCGCGCAACGCGGCCATCCTCGCCGTGCAGATTCTCGCGACCGGGGACCCGGCGCTCAAGAAGAAGCTCGCGGATCACAAGAAGAAGATGGCCGACGACGTGGAGCGGAAGGCGGCGAAGGTCGAGAACGGGAGCTGA
- the purD gene encoding phosphoribosylamine--glycine ligase, whose protein sequence is MKVLVVGGGGREHSLVWKIAQSPLVDRVYCAPGNAGIASLAECLAIDAADVSGLAEFAARESIDLTVVGPELPLSLGLADELQRLGLRVFGPRRNAAALEASKVFAKEFMTRHGIPTADYRVFRSLPAAVAHLEADSTRYPIVVKADGLAAGKGVVVAARAAEALAAVRLMMDQRAFGDAGDAVIVEECLTGPEVSFFALCDGTRVVEWPTCQDFKRALDGDLGPNTGGMGGYSPSAYVDAALVKDVFSRIIEPTVSGMAREGRAYQGILYTGLMLTERGPMVLEYNARLGDPEAELLLPRMRSDIVPWLAAAAEGSLPLDRKIEWRPEPAVTVVVASGGYPGSYERGRRIDGLPEAGAVPGATVFHCGTKVGKMGEVETAGGRVLSVTAVGAGLDAAARTAYQAVARIRFEGMMFRRDIASAAVRRIAGAEGAGV, encoded by the coding sequence ATGAAGGTTCTCGTCGTGGGTGGAGGCGGAAGGGAGCATTCCCTCGTCTGGAAGATCGCCCAGTCGCCGCTCGTCGATCGCGTCTATTGCGCCCCGGGAAACGCCGGCATCGCCTCTCTCGCCGAATGCCTCGCGATCGATGCCGCGGACGTCTCGGGGCTCGCGGAGTTCGCGGCCAGGGAGTCCATCGACCTCACCGTCGTGGGTCCCGAGCTGCCGCTGAGCCTGGGCCTCGCGGACGAGCTGCAACGGCTCGGGCTGAGAGTGTTCGGGCCCCGGCGGAACGCCGCGGCCCTCGAGGCGAGCAAGGTCTTCGCGAAGGAGTTCATGACGCGCCACGGGATACCGACGGCGGACTACCGGGTCTTCCGATCCCTTCCCGCCGCCGTCGCCCACCTCGAGGCGGACTCGACGCGGTATCCGATCGTCGTGAAAGCCGACGGGCTCGCAGCGGGCAAGGGAGTGGTGGTCGCGGCGCGCGCCGCGGAGGCGCTGGCCGCGGTCCGCCTGATGATGGATCAGCGGGCGTTCGGCGACGCGGGGGACGCCGTCATCGTCGAGGAATGCCTCACCGGGCCCGAGGTGTCGTTCTTCGCGCTCTGCGACGGAACCCGCGTCGTCGAGTGGCCGACGTGCCAGGACTTCAAGCGCGCGCTCGACGGCGATCTGGGGCCGAACACGGGCGGCATGGGGGGGTATTCACCCTCCGCGTACGTGGATGCGGCTCTGGTGAAGGACGTCTTCTCGCGGATCATCGAGCCCACCGTCTCGGGGATGGCGCGCGAGGGGCGCGCCTATCAGGGAATTCTCTACACCGGACTCATGCTCACCGAGCGCGGACCGATGGTCCTCGAATACAACGCGCGTCTGGGGGATCCCGAGGCGGAACTCCTCCTGCCGCGGATGCGGAGCGACATCGTGCCGTGGCTCGCGGCGGCCGCGGAAGGTTCGCTTCCTCTCGATCGGAAGATCGAATGGCGGCCCGAGCCCGCCGTGACGGTGGTGGTGGCCTCGGGAGGCTATCCCGGCTCGTACGAGAGGGGCCGGCGCATCGATGGGCTGCCGGAGGCGGGAGCGGTTCCGGGGGCCACCGTGTTCCATTGCGGGACGAAAGTGGGGAAAATGGGGGAAGTCGAGACGGCCGGGGGAAGGGTTCTTTCGGTCACAGCGGTCGGGGCGGGGCTCGATGCCGCGGCCCGGACGGCGTACCAGGCCGTCGCCAGGATTCGGTTCGAAGGGATGATGTTCAGGAGGGACATCGCCTCCGCCGCCGTGCGCCGGATTGCCGGGGCGGAGGGGGCGGGTGTCTGA